Proteins encoded by one window of Pseudonocardia sp. HH130629-09:
- the garA gene encoding glycogen accumulation regulator GarA, with protein MTTNDPRDVPPERAPETTSVFRADFLADVEQPAGGPAVSGVDGLPAGSALLVVRRGPNAGSRFLLDVPTTSAGRHPDSDIFLDDVTVSRRHAEFRRDAGEFVVVDVGSLNGTYVNREPVDTAVLANGDEVQIGKFRLVFLTGPREPGAQG; from the coding sequence GTGACCACGAACGACCCGCGCGACGTGCCACCGGAGCGCGCACCGGAGACCACGTCGGTCTTCCGGGCGGACTTCCTCGCCGACGTCGAGCAGCCGGCCGGCGGGCCCGCCGTCTCGGGTGTCGACGGGCTTCCCGCCGGGTCGGCGCTGCTCGTCGTCCGGCGCGGTCCCAACGCCGGCTCGCGCTTCCTGCTGGACGTGCCGACCACCAGCGCCGGCCGGCACCCCGACAGCGACATCTTCCTCGACGACGTCACCGTCTCCCGGCGGCACGCGGAGTTCCGCCGCGACGCCGGTGAGTTCGTCGTGGTCGACGTCGGCAGCCTCAACGGCACCTACGTCAACCGCGAGCCGGTCGACACGGCCGTGCTCGCCAACGGCGACGAGGTGCAGATCGGCAAGTTCCGCCTGGTGTTCCTGACCGGACCCCGCGAGCCCGGCGCCCAGGGCTGA
- a CDS encoding bifunctional nuclease family protein, with amino-acid sequence MSEMRVVGVRVELPANQPILLLRETNGDRYLPIWIGSVEATAIALEQQGVKPARPLTHDLLKDVIGALGRRLEQVRVTDLQEGTFYAELIFDGGVTVSARPSDSIALALRIGVPVHADESVLAEAGLVIPDEQEDEVEKFREFLDSVSPEDFRGAQPG; translated from the coding sequence ATGAGCGAGATGCGCGTCGTGGGCGTCCGGGTCGAACTTCCGGCGAACCAGCCGATCCTGCTGCTGCGGGAGACGAACGGCGACCGATACCTCCCGATCTGGATCGGATCGGTGGAGGCGACGGCGATCGCCCTGGAGCAGCAGGGGGTCAAGCCCGCGCGGCCGTTGACCCACGATCTGCTCAAGGACGTGATCGGAGCACTCGGGCGGCGGCTCGAGCAGGTGCGGGTGACCGACCTGCAGGAGGGCACCTTCTACGCGGAGCTGATCTTCGACGGTGGTGTCACGGTGTCCGCACGGCCGAGCGACTCGATCGCGCTGGCGCTCCGGATCGGTGTCCCGGTGCATGCCGACGAGAGCGTCCTCGCCGAGGCGGGACTGGTCATCCCCGACGAACAGGAGGACGAGGTCGAGAAGTTCCGCGAGTTCCTCGACTCCGTGTCGCCGGAGGACTTCCGCGGGGCCCAGCCGGGCTGA
- a CDS encoding MerR family transcriptional regulator, producing MQTPPPEGPGQGELFPDPLVGAGLDGVTDRLVGFRGPTACQVVGITYRQLDYWARTGLVVPSIRGAAGSGSQRLYSFKDVLVLKIVKRLLDAGVSLQNIRIAVEHLRRRGIRDLAGITLFSDGTTVYECTSPEEVVDLLQGGQGVFGIAVSGAMREISGVIKDFPAERADGGTVDEAPEDELARRRARRAIS from the coding sequence GTGCAGACGCCACCACCCGAGGGGCCGGGTCAGGGAGAGCTGTTCCCGGACCCGCTCGTCGGTGCGGGGCTCGACGGGGTGACCGACCGCCTGGTCGGCTTCCGCGGCCCGACCGCGTGTCAGGTCGTCGGCATCACCTACCGACAGCTGGACTACTGGGCCCGCACCGGGCTCGTCGTGCCGTCCATCCGCGGCGCCGCCGGGTCGGGCAGCCAGCGGCTGTACTCCTTCAAGGACGTCCTCGTCCTCAAGATCGTGAAGCGGCTGCTCGACGCCGGTGTCTCGCTGCAGAACATCCGGATCGCCGTCGAGCACCTGCGTCGGCGCGGGATCCGTGACCTCGCCGGCATCACCCTGTTCTCCGACGGCACCACCGTCTACGAGTGCACCTCTCCGGAGGAGGTGGTCGACCTGCTGCAGGGCGGGCAGGGCGTGTTCGGCATCGCCGTCTCCGGCGCGATGCGCGAGATCTCCGGCGTGATCAAGGACTTCCCGGCCGAGCGGGCCGACGGCGGCACCGTCGACGAGGCCCCCGAGGACGAGCTGGCACGCCGCCGCGCGCGCCGCGCCATCTCCTGA
- a CDS encoding YiaA/YiaB family inner membrane protein → MSNTSAPNTTPATTAAFHMQAMLSFGVSLAAVVVGTVYLPVDGWVKAFLAIAVLYAITSAFTLAKCVRDRQESLTVVNRVDQARMEKLLAEHDPFRSVA, encoded by the coding sequence ATGTCGAACACCAGCGCTCCGAACACCACCCCGGCCACCACCGCCGCGTTCCACATGCAGGCGATGCTGTCCTTCGGCGTGTCCCTCGCCGCCGTCGTCGTCGGGACCGTCTACCTGCCCGTCGACGGGTGGGTGAAGGCGTTCCTCGCGATCGCCGTGCTGTACGCGATCACCTCGGCGTTCACCCTGGCGAAGTGTGTCCGGGACCGGCAGGAGTCCCTGACCGTGGTCAACCGGGTCGACCAGGCGCGGATGGAGAAGCTGCTCGCCGAGCACGACCCGTTCCGCTCGGTGGCGTGA
- the gcvP gene encoding aminomethyl-transferring glycine dehydrogenase, with product MSPTSEHRPTLAELERGLPFAERHIGPRPGDLARMLEVLGVDSLDALAARALPDTIRDAEPVGASLPAPVGEAEMLAELRAMAGRNTVTVPMIGYGYHGTRTPSVIRRNVLENPAWYTAYTPYQPEISQGRLEALLAFQTMVSDLTGLPVAGASLLDEATAAAEAMTLLRRANRSTSPRFVVDADTLPQTVDVLRTRAEPLGIELVVADLADGVLPEGEFFGVLLSYPGASGRVADPSGLIEASHGRGALVAVAADLLALTLLTPPGELGADAAIGSTQRFGVPLGFGGPHAGYLSVGQRHARQLPGRLVGVSRDADGHYALRLALQTREQHIRREKATSNICTAQVLLAVMAACYGVYHGPDGLRDIATRTHRMAAVLAAGLRSGGVEIVHDAFFDSVRARVPGRADAVVAAAHEAGIALRRASDDEVGVATSEITTVAHLHAVWAAFGVAGADADALDRETADALPAGLRRTGEYLTHPTFHDHRSETALMRWLRRLADADLALDRTMIPLGSCTMKLNAAAEMEAVTWPQFADLHPLAPESDTVGTREMIEQLETWLADLTGYAAVSLQPNAGSQGELAGLLAIAAYHRSRGAADRDVCLIPASAHGTNAASAVMAGMRVVVVGTAPGGDVDLDDLHAKIAEHGDRLAALMITYPSTHGVYEAGVRDVCAAVHDAGGQVYVDGANLNALVGVARPGAFGGDVSHLNLHKTFCIPHGGGGPGVGPVAVAEHLVPFLPGRTPVSDGGVGAVSAARYGSPGVLPISWAYLRMMGTDGMRRATLTAVAAANYVATRLREHFPVLYSGADGAVAHECILDLRTLTRETGVTVDDVAKRLIDHGIHAPTMSFPVAGTLMVEPTESEDLAEIERFVAAMVSIRGEIDRVAAGEWPAEDNPLRNAPHTAACLADDKWDHPYPRELAAYPTGVTPGVHDRKVWPPVRRIDGAHGDRNLVCSCPPPEAFA from the coding sequence GTGAGCCCGACGTCCGAGCACCGTCCCACCCTCGCCGAGCTGGAGCGGGGGCTCCCGTTCGCCGAGCGCCACATCGGGCCCCGCCCCGGTGACCTGGCCCGGATGCTGGAGGTGCTGGGCGTCGACTCGCTCGACGCGCTCGCCGCCCGCGCGCTGCCCGACACCATCCGCGACGCCGAGCCGGTCGGGGCCTCGCTGCCCGCGCCGGTCGGCGAGGCCGAGATGCTGGCCGAGCTCCGCGCCATGGCCGGACGCAACACCGTGACCGTCCCGATGATCGGCTACGGCTACCACGGGACCCGCACCCCGTCGGTGATCCGCCGGAACGTGCTGGAGAACCCGGCCTGGTACACCGCGTACACGCCGTACCAGCCCGAGATCAGCCAGGGCAGGCTCGAGGCGCTGCTGGCCTTCCAGACCATGGTGTCCGACCTGACCGGGCTGCCGGTCGCCGGCGCGTCGCTGCTCGACGAGGCCACCGCGGCCGCCGAGGCGATGACGCTGCTGCGCCGGGCCAACCGCTCGACCAGCCCGCGGTTCGTCGTCGACGCCGACACGCTGCCGCAGACCGTGGACGTGCTGCGCACCCGCGCGGAGCCGCTCGGCATCGAGCTGGTCGTCGCCGACCTCGCCGACGGCGTGCTGCCCGAGGGCGAGTTCTTCGGCGTCCTGCTGTCCTACCCTGGCGCCTCGGGGCGGGTCGCCGACCCGTCGGGACTCATCGAGGCCTCGCACGGCCGCGGGGCGCTCGTCGCCGTCGCGGCGGACCTGCTGGCCCTGACCCTGCTCACCCCGCCCGGGGAGCTCGGCGCGGACGCCGCGATCGGCTCCACCCAGCGCTTCGGGGTACCGCTCGGCTTCGGCGGCCCGCACGCAGGCTACCTGTCGGTGGGGCAGCGCCACGCCCGGCAGCTGCCCGGCCGACTCGTCGGCGTCTCCCGCGACGCCGACGGCCACTACGCCCTGCGCCTGGCGCTGCAGACCCGTGAGCAGCACATCCGCCGGGAGAAGGCCACCTCGAACATCTGCACGGCACAGGTCCTGCTCGCGGTCATGGCCGCCTGCTACGGCGTCTACCACGGCCCGGACGGGCTGCGCGACATCGCCACCCGCACCCACCGGATGGCCGCGGTCCTCGCCGCCGGCCTGCGCTCGGGCGGGGTGGAGATCGTCCACGACGCGTTCTTCGACTCGGTGCGCGCCCGGGTCCCCGGCCGCGCCGACGCCGTGGTCGCCGCCGCGCACGAGGCCGGGATCGCGCTGCGCCGGGCCTCGGACGACGAGGTCGGCGTCGCCACCTCGGAGATCACCACCGTGGCGCACCTGCACGCGGTGTGGGCGGCGTTCGGCGTCGCCGGGGCGGACGCCGACGCCCTCGACCGGGAGACCGCCGACGCGCTGCCCGCCGGCCTGCGTCGCACCGGTGAGTACCTCACGCACCCGACGTTCCACGACCACCGGTCCGAGACCGCGCTGATGCGCTGGCTGCGTCGCCTCGCCGACGCCGACCTCGCGCTGGACCGCACGATGATCCCGCTGGGCTCGTGCACCATGAAGCTCAACGCCGCCGCCGAGATGGAGGCCGTGACCTGGCCCCAGTTCGCCGACCTGCACCCGCTCGCGCCCGAGTCCGACACGGTCGGCACCCGGGAGATGATCGAGCAGCTGGAGACCTGGCTGGCCGACCTCACCGGCTACGCCGCGGTGTCGCTGCAGCCCAACGCGGGCAGCCAGGGCGAACTCGCCGGGCTGCTCGCCATCGCCGCCTACCACCGCAGCCGCGGGGCGGCCGACCGCGACGTCTGCCTGATCCCCGCCTCGGCGCACGGCACGAACGCCGCCTCGGCGGTCATGGCCGGGATGCGGGTGGTCGTCGTCGGGACCGCGCCGGGCGGCGACGTCGACCTCGACGACCTGCACGCGAAGATCGCCGAGCACGGTGACCGGCTCGCCGCGCTGATGATCACCTACCCGTCGACGCACGGCGTCTACGAGGCCGGGGTCCGCGACGTCTGCGCCGCGGTGCACGACGCGGGCGGCCAGGTCTACGTCGACGGCGCCAACCTGAACGCCCTGGTCGGGGTGGCCCGCCCGGGTGCCTTCGGCGGCGACGTCAGCCACCTCAACCTGCACAAGACCTTCTGCATCCCGCACGGCGGCGGCGGGCCCGGCGTCGGCCCGGTCGCGGTGGCCGAGCACCTGGTGCCGTTCCTGCCCGGTCGCACGCCCGTGTCCGACGGCGGGGTCGGCGCGGTCTCGGCCGCCCGGTACGGCTCGCCCGGCGTCCTGCCGATCTCCTGGGCCTACCTGCGGATGATGGGCACCGACGGGATGCGCCGCGCCACGCTCACCGCGGTGGCCGCCGCCAACTACGTCGCCACCCGGCTGCGGGAGCACTTCCCGGTGCTCTACTCGGGCGCCGACGGCGCGGTCGCCCACGAGTGCATCCTCGACCTGCGGACGCTGACCAGGGAGACCGGGGTGACCGTCGACGACGTCGCCAAGCGGCTGATCGACCACGGCATCCACGCCCCGACAATGTCCTTCCCGGTGGCCGGGACGCTGATGGTCGAGCCGACCGAGTCCGAGGACCTGGCCGAGATCGAGCGGTTCGTCGCCGCGATGGTGTCGATCCGCGGCGAGATCGACCGGGTCGCCGCGGGGGAGTGGCCCGCCGAGGACAACCCGCTGCGCAACGCCCCGCACACCGCGGCCTGCCTGGCCGACGACAAGTGGGACCACCCGTACCCGCGGGAGCTGGCCGCGTACCCGACCGGGGTCACCCCGGGGGTGCACGACCGGAAGGTGTGGCCGCCGGTGCGCCGGATCGACGGCGCCCACGGCGACCGCAACCTGGTCTGCTCCTGCCCGCCGCCGGAGGCCTTCGCCTGA
- a CDS encoding chloride channel protein, with protein MSHRPSERLRVPAPVLRTRVRSKRAATDQPNVTGDGASPLTARFWVLLVVTGIAAGLSGIALMALLHAVSEWAWGSGAAEGLGAAVERADAWGRIWLLLLAGLVAGVGGYLLRRFVPGRTDVDDAIWTGDARLGVCRSSGTAVLSEVVVGLGASLGREAAPKLMGGVWGAVLAGWGGLSVEQRRLLVACGAGAGLACVYDVPLAGALFTAEVLVGTVRLPVVLPALACTATATVVAWLYLPVGPVYPGLPDPVTTPSLLVWAVPAGVLIGVLATGWVRLIGFVSHRGPRRTWWRIAAPVVAFGLLGVAGLAFPQLYGNGADLAEQAFLGGGALLLFALLAVLKPLVTAMCLGSGASGGLFTPTLCTGALLGAALGGAWSALWPGTPVGTYALVGAAAMIGAGMQAPLAGLVLVLELTATGFAIAVPLVVATLVATAVARWLDGYSIYSARLAAQPTAEQST; from the coding sequence GTGTCACACCGACCGAGTGAGCGCCTCCGGGTCCCCGCCCCCGTCCTGCGGACGCGGGTCCGGTCGAAGCGGGCCGCGACCGACCAGCCCAACGTCACCGGCGACGGCGCGTCGCCGCTGACCGCCCGGTTCTGGGTGCTGCTCGTCGTGACCGGGATCGCCGCCGGGCTGTCCGGGATCGCGCTGATGGCGCTGCTGCACGCGGTGTCGGAGTGGGCGTGGGGATCCGGGGCGGCAGAAGGGCTCGGCGCGGCGGTCGAGCGGGCCGACGCCTGGGGGCGGATCTGGCTGCTGCTGCTGGCCGGGCTCGTCGCCGGTGTCGGTGGGTATCTGCTGCGCCGGTTCGTCCCCGGCCGCACCGACGTCGACGACGCGATCTGGACCGGTGACGCCCGGCTCGGGGTGTGCCGCAGCTCGGGCACCGCGGTGCTGTCGGAGGTCGTCGTCGGGCTGGGCGCCTCGCTCGGCCGGGAGGCCGCGCCCAAGCTGATGGGCGGGGTGTGGGGCGCGGTCCTGGCCGGCTGGGGCGGCCTGTCGGTCGAGCAGCGACGTCTGCTCGTCGCCTGCGGTGCGGGCGCCGGGCTGGCGTGCGTCTACGACGTGCCGCTGGCCGGGGCGCTGTTCACCGCCGAGGTGCTCGTCGGCACCGTGCGTCTGCCGGTGGTGCTGCCCGCACTGGCCTGCACCGCGACCGCCACCGTCGTCGCCTGGCTCTACCTGCCCGTCGGGCCGGTCTATCCCGGCCTGCCGGACCCGGTGACGACGCCGTCGCTGCTGGTGTGGGCGGTGCCCGCGGGCGTGCTGATCGGGGTCCTCGCGACCGGCTGGGTCCGGCTGATCGGGTTCGTGTCGCACCGCGGGCCCCGGCGGACGTGGTGGCGGATCGCCGCCCCGGTCGTCGCGTTCGGGCTGCTCGGCGTGGCCGGGCTGGCGTTCCCGCAGCTCTACGGCAACGGCGCGGACCTGGCCGAGCAGGCCTTCCTGGGTGGCGGGGCGCTGCTGCTGTTCGCGTTGCTGGCCGTGCTGAAGCCGCTGGTGACGGCGATGTGCCTGGGCAGCGGTGCGTCCGGTGGGCTGTTCACCCCGACCCTGTGCACCGGTGCGTTGCTCGGTGCCGCGCTCGGCGGGGCCTGGTCGGCGCTGTGGCCGGGCACCCCGGTCGGCACGTACGCCCTGGTCGGGGCGGCCGCGATGATCGGGGCCGGGATGCAGGCGCCGCTGGCCGGGCTGGTGCTGGTGCTGGAGCTGACCGCCACCGGGTTTGCGATCGCCGTCCCGCTGGTCGTCGCGACGCTGGTGGCCACCGCGGTGGCCCGGTGGCTCGACGGCTACTCGATCTACTCGGCGCGCCTGGCCGCGCAGCCCACGGCCGAGCAGAGCACCTGA
- a CDS encoding sugar phosphate isomerase/epimerase and 4-hydroxyphenylpyruvate domain-containing protein, producing the protein MSPEPRPPHGPARLSLATVCLSGTLEDKLAAAATAGFDGVEIFAPDLLADPESPAGIGARCRDLGLSVDLYQPLRDIDSSDPARFAANLRRADATFEVMAGLGADTVLVCSSVSPDAVDPATDADLLAAQLYTLADRAHERGLRIAYEALAWGRHVDTWDASWDAVRAADHPALGLCLDSFHILARGSDPAPIADVPGDKLFFLQLADARELSMDVLSWSRHHRLFPGQGGFDLPAFLAPVLTAGYSGSLSLEVFNDVFRQSDPVRTAVDARRSLITLAEATARAGAGTDPVGTAAPALRGTAFVELTAGPELGRVLRALGFSRTGVHRTKQVERFEQGDARLLVNAAGDGTGAVAAIAVESADPAAAARRAARLCAAPVPRVTGPGEAELAGITAPDGTAVFLCRTDGDAGRAWPHDFVAVDEPRSPGTGITGVDHIGLTQPYDAFDEAVLFHRAVLGLDTVGDGEYAAPFGLVRSRALADPDRSVRLALTVSVLRRGGWSPAVADPQYVALACDDVLATAAVARAAGVPLLPVPANYHDDLAARLDLPAATVAAYRELGVLHDRDDAGDYLQVCTELLGGRLFLALVQRTGGHDGHGWADAPVRMAAHRRSRLARA; encoded by the coding sequence GTGTCGCCTGAGCCCCGCCCCCCGCACGGGCCCGCGCGTCTGTCGCTGGCCACGGTCTGCCTGTCCGGCACGCTGGAGGACAAGCTCGCCGCCGCCGCGACCGCCGGGTTCGACGGGGTCGAGATCTTCGCTCCGGACCTGCTCGCCGACCCCGAGTCCCCGGCCGGGATCGGCGCCCGCTGCCGCGACCTGGGCCTGTCGGTGGACCTGTACCAGCCGCTGCGCGACATCGACTCGAGCGATCCCGCCCGGTTCGCCGCGAACCTGCGCCGCGCGGACGCGACCTTCGAGGTCATGGCCGGCCTCGGCGCCGACACCGTGCTGGTGTGCTCCTCGGTGTCCCCCGACGCCGTCGACCCCGCCACCGACGCCGACCTGCTCGCCGCCCAGCTGTACACCCTCGCCGACCGGGCCCACGAGCGCGGGCTGCGCATCGCCTACGAGGCGCTCGCCTGGGGCCGGCACGTCGACACCTGGGACGCCTCCTGGGACGCCGTGCGCGCCGCCGACCACCCCGCGCTCGGCCTGTGCCTGGACTCCTTCCACATCCTCGCCCGCGGCTCGGACCCCGCTCCGATCGCCGACGTCCCCGGTGACAAGCTGTTCTTCCTCCAGCTCGCCGACGCCCGTGAGCTGTCGATGGACGTGTTGTCCTGGAGCCGTCACCACCGGCTGTTCCCCGGCCAGGGCGGGTTCGACCTGCCCGCGTTCCTCGCCCCCGTGCTGACCGCCGGGTACAGCGGATCGCTGTCGCTGGAGGTGTTCAACGACGTCTTCCGCCAGTCCGACCCGGTCCGCACCGCCGTCGACGCCCGCCGCTCGCTGATCACGCTCGCCGAGGCCACCGCACGCGCCGGCGCCGGGACCGATCCCGTGGGCACCGCGGCGCCGGCCCTGCGCGGGACGGCGTTCGTCGAGCTCACCGCGGGCCCGGAGCTGGGGCGGGTGCTGCGCGCCCTGGGGTTCAGCCGCACCGGGGTGCACCGCACCAAGCAGGTCGAACGCTTCGAACAGGGCGACGCCCGGCTGCTGGTGAACGCGGCGGGCGACGGCACGGGCGCGGTCGCCGCGATCGCCGTCGAGTCCGCGGACCCGGCTGCCGCCGCCCGCCGCGCGGCCCGGCTGTGCGCCGCCCCCGTCCCCCGGGTCACCGGGCCCGGCGAGGCCGAGCTCGCGGGGATCACCGCCCCCGACGGCACCGCGGTGTTCCTGTGCCGCACCGACGGGGACGCCGGGCGGGCCTGGCCGCACGACTTCGTCGCCGTCGACGAGCCCCGCTCCCCCGGCACCGGGATCACCGGCGTCGACCACATCGGGCTCACCCAGCCCTACGACGCGTTCGACGAGGCGGTCCTGTTCCACCGCGCCGTGCTCGGCCTCGACACCGTCGGCGACGGCGAGTACGCGGCCCCGTTCGGGCTGGTCCGCAGCCGCGCGCTGGCCGACCCGGACCGCAGCGTCCGGCTCGCCCTGACCGTGTCGGTGCTGCGCCGCGGCGGGTGGAGCCCGGCCGTCGCCGACCCGCAGTACGTGGCCCTGGCCTGCGACGACGTGCTCGCCACCGCGGCCGTCGCGCGGGCGGCCGGGGTACCGCTGCTCCCGGTCCCGGCGAACTACCACGACGACCTCGCCGCCCGCCTCGACCTGCCCGCGGCGACCGTCGCGGCCTACCGGGAGCTCGGCGTCCTGCACGACCGCGACGACGCCGGCGACTACCTGCAGGTGTGCACCGAGCTGCTCGGGGGCCGCCTCTTCCTGGCCCTGGTGCAGCGCACCGGCGGCCACGACGGGCACGGCTGGGCCGACGCCCCGGTGCGGATGGCGGCCCATCGCCGCTCCCGGCTCGCCCGGGCCTGA
- a CDS encoding shikimate dehydrogenase, which yields MRSSNETRRETDATATGTRVRTGLIGAGIGPSLSPALHEREGAAHGLDLTYTRFDLDVLGLGPDAVGDLLPPARAQGYAGLNVTHPCKQRVIGHLDVLAPDAAAIGAVNTVVIGADGALTGHNTDWTGFRDGWRAGLPGATTGRVVLLGAGGAGAAAAYAMAREGVGVLQIVDVDGARAAALAASVTPHLSPGAHATGHPLPALSALLPGADGLVHATPTGMAEHPGLPLDPALLATRPWVAEIVYRPLDTALLAAARAAGCRTVDGGAMVVHQAAEAFRLFTGATPDPARMLAHLAELVTAEQAAARVA from the coding sequence GTGCGGAGCAGCAACGAGACCCGGCGCGAGACCGACGCCACCGCAACCGGCACACGGGTGCGGACGGGGTTGATCGGCGCCGGCATCGGTCCGTCGCTGTCCCCCGCCCTGCACGAGCGCGAGGGCGCCGCGCACGGCCTGGACCTGACCTACACGCGTTTCGACCTCGACGTCCTCGGGCTGGGCCCCGACGCCGTCGGCGACCTGCTCCCCCCGGCCCGCGCGCAGGGCTACGCCGGGCTCAACGTCACCCACCCCTGCAAGCAGCGGGTGATCGGCCACCTCGACGTCCTCGCCCCGGACGCCGCCGCGATCGGCGCGGTGAACACCGTCGTCATCGGTGCGGATGGGGCGCTGACCGGGCACAACACCGACTGGACCGGCTTCCGCGACGGCTGGCGGGCCGGGCTGCCCGGCGCCACGACCGGGCGGGTCGTACTGCTCGGCGCCGGAGGTGCCGGTGCCGCGGCCGCCTACGCCATGGCCCGCGAGGGCGTCGGCGTCCTGCAGATCGTCGACGTCGACGGTGCCCGCGCCGCCGCACTCGCCGCGTCGGTGACCCCGCACCTGTCCCCCGGCGCGCACGCCACCGGGCACCCGCTGCCCGCACTGTCCGCGCTGCTCCCGGGGGCCGACGGCCTCGTGCACGCCACCCCGACGGGGATGGCCGAGCACCCCGGTCTCCCCCTCGACCCCGCGCTGCTCGCCACCCGTCCGTGGGTCGCCGAGATCGTCTACCGGCCGCTGGACACCGCACTGCTCGCCGCCGCCCGCGCCGCGGGCTGCCGCACCGTCGACGGCGGCGCGATGGTCGTGCACCAAGCGGCGGAGGCGTTCCGGCTGTTCACCGGCGCCACACCGGATCCGGCGCGGATGCTCGCCCACCTGGCCGAGCTCGTCACCGCCGAGCAGGCGGCGGCCCGTGTCGCCTGA
- a CDS encoding TetR/AcrR family transcriptional regulator, protein MAAVPEDGVRQRDAERTRTEILDEATAEFADRGLAGARVDEIAARTRTTKRMLYYYFGSKQGLYLAVLERAYTGIRALEQQLSVSDLNPARAVRAVAELTFDHHEAHPDFIRLVAIENIHHAEHLRSSPLRAGLAGPALGVLDSILARGREAGLFRDDVDAFDVHVLISSFCVFRVANRHTVSAIFGRDLLDPQWRGHYRRMVGDLVVEYLTARVGQD, encoded by the coding sequence GTGGCGGCGGTACCGGAGGACGGCGTCCGGCAGCGCGACGCCGAGCGCACCCGCACCGAGATCCTGGACGAGGCGACCGCGGAGTTCGCCGACCGGGGTCTCGCCGGGGCGCGGGTCGACGAGATCGCCGCGCGCACCCGGACCACCAAGCGGATGCTCTACTACTACTTCGGTTCGAAACAGGGTCTCTACCTGGCCGTTCTCGAACGCGCGTACACCGGGATCCGGGCGCTGGAGCAGCAGCTGTCGGTGTCGGACCTCAACCCGGCACGGGCGGTGCGGGCGGTCGCTGAGCTCACCTTCGACCACCACGAGGCGCACCCGGACTTCATCCGGCTGGTCGCGATCGAGAACATCCACCACGCCGAGCACCTGCGCTCCTCCCCGTTGCGCGCGGGGCTCGCCGGGCCCGCGCTCGGCGTGCTCGATTCCATCCTCGCCCGCGGCCGGGAGGCCGGGCTGTTCCGCGACGACGTCGACGCCTTCGACGTCCATGTGCTGATCAGCTCGTTCTGCGTGTTCCGGGTGGCCAACCGGCACACCGTCTCGGCCATCTTCGGTCGCGACCTGCTGGACCCGCAGTGGCGTGGGCACTACCGCCGTATGGTCGGTGACCTGGTCGTGGAGTACCTGACCGCCCGTGTGGGGCAGGACTGA